The following coding sequences are from one Candidatus Bathyarchaeota archaeon window:
- a CDS encoding translation initiation factor IF-2 subunit gamma, translating to MNGEKTVALPKQPEINIGTIGHVDHGKTTLVQALTGVWAARHSEELKRGITIKLGYADMPVYKCPKCEPPKNYSKEPVCPHCGTQTTFVRAVSFVDAPGHEALMATMLSGAAIMDGAVLVIAADEPCPQPQTREHLAAAEIIGIRNIIIAQNKIDIVDEERARKSYEEIKNFVKGTVAENAPIIPVSAQHSVNIDALIQAMEEFIPTPKRDETKPPLMYVVRSFDVNKPGTPIEQLEGGVLGGTILQGKFSVGDEIELRPGISVEEGGKTIYKPLNTQIVSLHAGGKDVKEARCGGLVGVGTLLDPSLSKADGLTGNIVGKLGQLPPVLEELNLETYILERVVGTKELTKVENISKDETLLLHVGAAVTVGKVISVKNEVTTLKLTRPVCALTGSRVAISRKIAGRWRLIGYGMIK from the coding sequence ATGAATGGCGAGAAAACGGTAGCTCTGCCAAAGCAGCCGGAAATAAATATCGGAACAATTGGTCATGTAGATCACGGCAAGACAACTTTAGTGCAAGCGCTTACTGGAGTTTGGGCGGCAAGACACAGCGAAGAACTAAAGCGAGGCATAACAATAAAGCTTGGCTACGCTGATATGCCAGTCTACAAATGCCCAAAATGTGAACCGCCAAAAAATTATTCAAAAGAGCCAGTTTGCCCTCATTGTGGCACGCAAACAACTTTCGTTAGGGCTGTAAGCTTTGTAGACGCACCTGGACATGAAGCCTTGATGGCAACCATGCTATCCGGCGCCGCAATAATGGACGGAGCAGTACTTGTGATAGCCGCAGACGAGCCATGTCCTCAACCGCAGACAAGAGAACACCTCGCCGCAGCAGAAATAATTGGAATAAGAAACATCATAATCGCCCAGAACAAGATCGATATTGTTGACGAAGAAAGGGCGCGAAAAAGTTATGAGGAAATTAAAAATTTTGTTAAGGGCACAGTAGCCGAAAATGCGCCGATAATTCCAGTCTCAGCACAACACTCTGTAAACATTGACGCCCTTATACAGGCAATGGAAGAATTTATTCCAACCCCGAAACGAGATGAAACAAAACCGCCACTAATGTACGTTGTCCGATCCTTTGACGTTAATAAACCCGGTACTCCCATTGAACAACTGGAGGGCGGTGTTCTCGGCGGCACCATATTACAGGGAAAATTTTCAGTTGGCGACGAGATTGAGTTGCGACCGGGGATAAGCGTCGAAGAAGGAGGAAAAACCATCTATAAACCGCTTAACACTCAGATTGTTAGTTTACATGCAGGGGGAAAAGATGTAAAAGAGGCCCGTTGCGGCGGATTAGTTGGAGTGGGTACACTTTTGGATCCTTCACTTTCAAAGGCAGACGGGTTAACTGGGAATATTGTTGGAAAACTTGGGCAATTACCCCCTGTTTTAGAGGAATTGAACCTAGAAACATATATTCTTGAAAGAGTTGTGGGAACGAAAGAGTTAACAAAAGTTGAAAATATAAGCAAAGATGAGACGTTGCTACTTCATGTGGGTGCCGCGGTAACCGTCGGCAAAGTTATTTCAGTAAAAAACGAGGTGACCACGCTTAAGCTTACAAGACCTGTTTGTGCTTTGACTGGTTCAAGGGTCGCTATTAGCAGAAAAATTGCTGGAAGATGGAGATTAATAGGATACGGAATGATAAAATAG
- a CDS encoding DNA-directed RNA polymerase yields the protein MFKLINMEDTIRIPPETFGKPLDTVGHQQVKAKYEGIVDETLGYVIAAINVKVSPIGKIIPGDGATYHKVTFSLLTFYPVLQEVIEGEVVEIADFGAFVRIGPVDALLHVSQLMDDFISYDEKQGVLLGKETNRKLTTGDRVRVRVTAVSLARTGGSAKIGVTARQPFLGKLEWIEEDVKKLKEQPGKKEKKEERGKEDNK from the coding sequence TTGTTTAAACTAATAAATATGGAGGATACAATTCGCATACCCCCGGAAACATTTGGAAAACCGCTAGATACCGTGGGACATCAACAAGTTAAAGCAAAATATGAGGGAATCGTTGATGAAACATTAGGCTATGTTATAGCCGCAATAAATGTAAAAGTAAGCCCTATTGGGAAAATAATCCCTGGGGACGGGGCTACGTATCACAAGGTGACTTTTTCGCTTCTGACTTTTTATCCAGTTCTTCAAGAGGTAATTGAAGGAGAAGTTGTCGAGATTGCCGATTTTGGCGCTTTCGTGCGCATAGGCCCTGTCGACGCCTTGCTTCATGTTTCACAGTTGATGGATGATTTCATTTCCTATGATGAGAAACAAGGTGTTCTTTTAGGTAAGGAAACAAATAGGAAACTTACAACTGGTGACAGAGTCCGTGTTAGGGTAACTGCAGTTTCTTTAGCGAGGACTGGTGGTTCAGCGAAAATAGGTGTAACAGCTAGACAACCATTCCTAGGCAAGCTTGAATGGATAGAAGAAGATGTTAAGAAGTTGAAGGAGCAGCCGGGTAAAAAAGAGAAAAAAGAAGAAAGGGGAAAAGAGGATAATAAATGA
- a CDS encoding DNA-directed RNA polymerase, subunit E'', translating into MSEKACTSCHLITSGNICPKCKSPSLSDDYSGLVIIFDPEGSTIAQAMKIKEKGRYALKVR; encoded by the coding sequence ATGAGCGAAAAGGCTTGCACTTCATGCCACCTGATAACGAGTGGCAACATCTGCCCAAAATGCAAGTCCCCCAGCCTCAGTGATGATTATAGCGGACTCGTGATAATATTTGACCCAGAAGGGTCAACTATTGCGCAAGCGATGAAAATCAAAGAGAAAGGACGTTATGCGTTAAAGGTAAGGTAA
- a CDS encoding DUF359 domain-containing protein: MSIVYRLPMELRGKLKKPLGELFSGSYEETINELRELIEKEKPPCVVSVGDVVSKNLIEKQIQPKLFVIDNKVMRFAIEPAKLEAEEEKHVKNPPGTITSEAINAIRDAFKTTNTVKIVVDGEEDLLALIAIQYAPENSIIVYGQPHEGLVAVKATQQKKAEVSEILKAMQLAAKD; this comes from the coding sequence ATGAGTATAGTATATCGTTTACCTATGGAACTGCGGGGGAAACTTAAAAAACCGCTGGGTGAATTGTTCTCTGGCTCATATGAGGAAACGATCAATGAGCTAAGGGAGTTAATTGAAAAAGAAAAACCACCTTGCGTGGTTTCTGTAGGCGATGTAGTTTCAAAAAACCTTATAGAAAAGCAAATTCAACCAAAACTGTTTGTCATAGATAACAAGGTTATGCGGTTTGCCATAGAACCTGCTAAACTTGAGGCAGAGGAGGAAAAACATGTCAAAAACCCACCTGGAACCATAACGTCCGAGGCGATAAATGCTATACGGGATGCTTTTAAAACAACCAACACTGTGAAAATAGTTGTAGATGGGGAAGAGGATCTTTTGGCTTTGATAGCCATTCAGTATGCGCCCGAAAACTCCATAATTGTTTACGGACAGCCACATGAAGGCCTGGTAGCCGTTAAAGCTACACAGCAGAAAAAAGCTGAAGTTAGCGAAATATTGAAAGCAATGCAACTTGCTGCGAAAGACTAA
- the rps24e gene encoding 30S ribosomal protein S24e: protein MEIKILKENNNLLLKRKEVVFRVEHNQTGSTPSRLEVKNALARILKKDANLIFIQKLETKTGTHTAIGVANVYDSIEQAKLVEPEHIINRNIPPEKPKEEGKG from the coding sequence ATGGAAATCAAAATATTGAAAGAGAACAATAACCTTCTGCTAAAACGTAAGGAAGTGGTCTTCCGAGTTGAACACAACCAAACCGGAAGCACACCGTCTAGACTCGAAGTAAAAAACGCGCTTGCTAGAATTCTTAAAAAAGACGCCAACCTAATCTTTATTCAAAAATTGGAAACGAAAACCGGAACACACACAGCCATCGGTGTGGCCAACGTTTATGACTCCATTGAACAAGCAAAACTAGTTGAACCGGAACACATCATAAATAGGAATATCCCGCCGGAAAAACCAAAGGAGGAAGGGAAAGGGTAA
- a CDS encoding 30S ribosomal protein S27ae, which yields MTENVETAQKKGKTEKKKKEKGVYTLYKVEKDKIVRQRPTCERCGPGYFMADHGDRYTCGHCGFTRYKHA from the coding sequence ATGACAGAAAACGTAGAGACCGCACAAAAAAAGGGGAAAACCGAGAAAAAGAAGAAAGAGAAAGGGGTTTACACACTTTACAAAGTTGAAAAGGATAAGATTGTTAGGCAGCGTCCCACATGCGAGCGTTGCGGTCCAGGATACTTCATGGCGGACCATGGAGACAGATATACATGCGGACACTGCGGGTTTACACGATATAAACACGCTTAA
- a CDS encoding 30S ribosomal protein S19 has protein sequence MPREFTYRGFTLEQLQGMSMDEFILLLPARQRRSLQRGLSTEQRILLEKVRKAREAMCKGGSITIKTHARDMVILPEMVGLTIHVHNGKEFVPVEIKPDMIGHYLGEFAVTNKPVKHGTPGIGASRSSMYVPLK, from the coding sequence ATGCCAAGGGAATTCACATACCGCGGTTTCACGCTTGAACAATTACAAGGCATGTCTATGGACGAATTCATATTGTTATTGCCTGCTAGGCAAAGGAGAAGCCTGCAAAGGGGACTATCCACAGAACAGAGAATTCTTCTTGAAAAAGTTAGAAAGGCTAGAGAAGCGATGTGCAAGGGGGGAAGCATAACAATAAAGACTCATGCCCGTGACATGGTGATACTGCCGGAGATGGTGGGTTTAACAATTCATGTCCATAACGGCAAAGAATTTGTTCCGGTGGAGATAAAACCAGACATGATTGGGCATTATCTAGGTGAGTTCGCCGTAACCAATAAACCCGTCAAACATGGGACACCTGGAATAGGCGCATCCCGCTCATCAATGTATGTTCCTCTAAAATAG
- a CDS encoding 50S ribosomal protein L2: protein MGKRIRVQRRGRGGPTFRAATHKRVAPACYPPPLKDMYGSVMKGIVEEILHDPGRGAPLALIRFENGEECYIVAPEGMYVGQQMEMGGEAHIDIGNILPVGKIPEGTLVCNIELKPGDGGKIAKSSGAYATVVAHTPQGTMIKLPSGKTKYISDHCRATIGVVSGGGRTEKPFLKAGAKFHLMRARGRKYPRTRGRAMVAAVHPYGSSKRSARKVTTVSRNAPPGQKVGLIAARGTGRRKKRVKEGE from the coding sequence ATGGGAAAGAGGATACGTGTTCAAAGAAGAGGGCGTGGCGGCCCGACTTTCCGAGCCGCGACTCATAAACGGGTGGCTCCAGCATGTTATCCACCCCCTCTAAAGGACATGTACGGGAGTGTAATGAAAGGTATTGTAGAGGAAATTCTACACGATCCAGGTCGAGGCGCTCCGCTGGCTCTTATACGGTTTGAAAATGGGGAAGAATGTTACATTGTTGCGCCGGAAGGCATGTACGTTGGTCAACAGATGGAAATGGGTGGAGAAGCTCATATTGACATTGGAAATATTCTGCCGGTCGGCAAAATTCCAGAGGGCACTCTGGTATGCAACATAGAGCTTAAACCAGGAGATGGCGGTAAAATTGCGAAGTCTTCTGGTGCATATGCCACAGTTGTGGCGCACACCCCTCAAGGCACCATGATAAAGTTGCCCTCTGGAAAAACTAAATACATCAGTGACCATTGCCGCGCTACAATAGGTGTTGTTTCAGGAGGAGGTAGAACAGAAAAGCCTTTCCTAAAGGCCGGGGCGAAATTCCATTTAATGAGAGCTAGAGGTCGCAAATATCCGCGAACCAGGGGAAGGGCGATGGTTGCCGCGGTTCACCCCTATGGAAGCAGTAAAAGAAGCGCGAGGAAGGTTACAACAGTTTCAAGGAACGCTCCACCAGGACAAAAGGTCGGTCTAATTGCAGCTAGAGGCACTGGGCGACGGAAGAAACGCGTGAAGGAAGGCGAGTAA
- a CDS encoding 50S ribosomal protein L23 codes for MDPYEVILYPLMTESASLMVEKENKLVFIVNLKATKTDVKKAVEELYDVKVEKVNIVITPDGRKKAFVRLYPEYKASDVAIKLGIL; via the coding sequence ATGGATCCTTACGAGGTTATTTTGTATCCTTTAATGACGGAATCTGCAAGTCTTATGGTTGAGAAAGAAAACAAATTAGTTTTCATTGTAAACCTTAAAGCCACAAAAACCGATGTGAAAAAGGCTGTTGAAGAACTTTACGATGTTAAAGTTGAAAAAGTAAACATCGTAATAACCCCTGACGGTCGTAAGAAAGCCTTTGTAAGACTATATCCAGAATATAAGGCTTCGGACGTAGCTATCAAACTGGGCATACTATAA
- the rpl4p gene encoding 50S ribosomal protein L4: MAKTVKVFDLEGKPVEKIKLPPIFETPIRPDVIKRGVLAIQSTMFQPQGRDPMAGKRTTAESRGVGLGIARIPRIKGPTGRGAFAPGTVGGRLAHPPTPEKKIVKKIPKKEKRLALFSAIAATASKEIIVSRGHAVEGVPQIPLVVVDELESLKKTKDVEETLIKLGLLADLYRVKESTKVRAGKGKLRGRRIKQAVGPLIVVSEDKGIGEAARNIPGVEVVPVKELNAEILAPGTHPGRLTIWTKGAIETLDKIYCRSEVA, from the coding sequence ATGGCTAAAACAGTGAAAGTCTTTGACCTCGAAGGAAAACCCGTTGAAAAAATTAAACTTCCTCCAATTTTTGAAACACCCATAAGACCAGACGTGATTAAACGGGGCGTCTTAGCTATACAATCCACAATGTTCCAACCTCAAGGCAGAGATCCCATGGCCGGGAAACGAACAACAGCCGAATCAAGAGGAGTGGGCCTTGGTATAGCCAGAATTCCACGCATTAAGGGACCAACGGGAAGGGGAGCGTTCGCCCCTGGAACTGTTGGCGGTAGACTGGCGCATCCACCGACACCCGAAAAAAAGATTGTGAAGAAAATTCCAAAGAAAGAAAAGCGTTTAGCTCTTTTCTCAGCCATAGCTGCAACTGCTTCCAAAGAGATAATTGTTTCCCGTGGGCACGCTGTCGAAGGTGTCCCCCAAATACCATTAGTGGTTGTGGATGAACTTGAAAGTTTGAAAAAAACCAAAGATGTAGAAGAAACTCTTATAAAACTCGGCCTTTTAGCCGACCTTTATCGAGTTAAAGAAAGCACAAAAGTTAGAGCTGGAAAAGGAAAACTTCGCGGCAGAAGAATAAAACAGGCCGTTGGGCCATTGATTGTTGTATCTGAGGATAAAGGGATAGGTGAGGCTGCCAGAAACATACCGGGAGTAGAAGTGGTTCCCGTTAAAGAACTGAACGCTGAAATTCTGGCGCCTGGCACGCATCCGGGTAGACTTACCATATGGACGAAGGGCGCCATTGAAACTTTGGATAAAATTTACTGCAGGAGTGAAGTAGCCTAA
- a CDS encoding 50S ribosomal protein L3, whose protein sequence is MGHRKHHAPKHGSLAYLPRKRAKSILARIRYWPEIQADTPKLLGFIGYKAGMTYAVVVEDRKRSPNFGKEVVRPVTVVETPPLLICGVRAYTKTPYGLRTFAEAWMEDPPDDLERVLTIPEKFNTAENLKKIEENLDKISKIRVIAITQPRQTGLPKKKPDISEIEIGGGSIQQRFEYAKSILGKTVSPAEVFREGQHVDVIAVTTGKGFQGPVKRWGVKILQHKGRKTKRGVATLGPWNPHHVLYTVPRAGQMGFHQRTEYNKRILKIGKDGKEITPKGGFIRYGIVRGPYILIEGSIPGPEKRPIKLRYPARPPKEIPEGPPQIMYISLESPQGK, encoded by the coding sequence ATGGGCCATCGGAAGCATCATGCTCCAAAACATGGTTCACTTGCTTATTTGCCTAGGAAACGCGCTAAAAGTATATTGGCCAGAATACGATACTGGCCTGAAATACAGGCTGACACTCCTAAACTTTTAGGCTTTATCGGTTATAAGGCTGGTATGACCTACGCTGTTGTAGTGGAAGACCGAAAACGCTCCCCAAATTTTGGAAAGGAAGTTGTCCGCCCCGTTACGGTTGTTGAAACTCCCCCGCTTCTAATTTGCGGGGTGAGAGCCTACACCAAAACACCTTACGGACTGCGAACCTTCGCAGAAGCTTGGATGGAAGATCCACCAGACGATCTTGAGAGAGTTTTAACCATCCCTGAAAAATTCAACACCGCGGAGAACCTCAAAAAGATAGAAGAGAACCTCGACAAAATCTCAAAAATACGCGTCATAGCAATAACTCAGCCGAGACAGACTGGACTACCGAAGAAAAAGCCAGACATATCTGAAATAGAAATTGGCGGAGGTTCAATCCAGCAAAGATTTGAATATGCTAAAAGCATTCTGGGAAAAACTGTCAGCCCAGCCGAAGTGTTTCGTGAAGGGCAACACGTGGATGTCATAGCAGTAACAACAGGAAAAGGTTTTCAAGGGCCGGTAAAACGCTGGGGTGTAAAAATTCTTCAACACAAGGGCAGAAAAACAAAACGCGGAGTAGCCACCCTTGGACCATGGAATCCTCACCACGTGCTGTATACGGTTCCGCGTGCAGGGCAAATGGGCTTCCATCAAAGAACCGAATACAACAAGCGTATATTAAAGATAGGCAAAGACGGCAAAGAAATCACACCAAAAGGGGGTTTCATCAGATACGGAATAGTTCGCGGCCCATATATTCTCATAGAGGGAAGCATACCCGGACCTGAAAAACGTCCAATAAAACTGCGTTATCCAGCAAGACCGCCGAAAGAAATTCCTGAGGGACCACCGCAAATTATGTATATATCCCTTGAATCTCCACAAGGCAAATAG